GCAAGCCGCAGGTCTTTGAAATTCACGTCGGCCTGAAACACCGCATGGGTGCCCACCAAAATATGAATGTCTCCCCGTTCCAGCGCCGCCAGTTTCGCCGCGCGGTCTTTACCTTTGTCGCGCCCTGTTAAGATTTCGACAACCACGCCAGCCTGCTCGGCCAAAGGCTGCAACCCTTCCATATGCTGCCGTGCCAAGATCTCTGTCGGAGCCATCATGACGCCCTGTCCACCCGCCTCGATCGCCACCAAGAGCGACATAAAGGCGACCAGAGTTTTACCTGCCCCTACATCGCCCTGCAGCAAGCGGTTCATCCGCACCGGCCGCGCCATATCGTCGGAAATTTCTGAAATCGCGCGGGTTTGCGCGCCCGTCGGCCGATAAGGCAAAGCCTGAAGAACTTTGGACTGCAGACGCCCATTGGCGTGGCTTTCGATACCCCGCGCGCGGCGGGTTTGTTGGCGCGCAAGGGCCAACGTTAACTGGTGGGCCAGAAATTCATCATAGGCCAAGCGTTCCCGTGCTGGCGCGGTCGCCGAGATCTCACCCAACGCTTGCGGGTTATGCGCGGCCTCGATGGCATCCCGCCAGTCTGGCCATCCGGCCTTGTCCTTTTGCGCCGGATCGATCCATTCTGCGAGCAAGGGCGCGGTCGCGACCGCCGAGCGCGCGGCCTTGGTCATCACCTTCTGCGTAACCCCTGCAGTCAGCGGATAAACCGGCTCAAACTCTGGGATTTGACCGGCGTCCTCCACGGGCACCATATGGTCTGGATGCACCATTTGCCCGACGCCATCAAACAGCTCGACCCGTCCAGACACCAGTCGCACAGAGCCTTCTGGCAGCTGTTTCTTAAGATAATCTCCACGCGCGTGAAAAAACACGAGCTGAAAGGACGTCTTGGCGTCCTGCACCGTCACCCGGTAAGCGCCATTGCGGTTCCGGGGGGGCCGATGTGTGCCGATTTCCACTTCGACCGTTACAATCCCGGGCAGATCCGCGCCTTGGATCGTCTCGCGACGACGGCGATCCACCAGAGAATAGGGTAATGAAAACAACAGGTCGCGCGGCTTTTCCACCCCAAGCCCCGCCATGTTTTGCGCGATCTTTGGCCCCACGCCTTCCAGCTTGGTCAAGGCTCCAAAGAGCGGAAACAGGATTTCCGGACGACTGCTCACAGACCTTCGACCAGCGCAAGCCAGGCATCTTCGTCGATGGTGTCCACGCCCAAATCAGCGGCTTTCTTCGCTTTGGATCCAGCGCCTGGACCGGCCACCAATAAGTCTGTTTTCTTCGACACAGAACCCGCGACCTTCGCGCCCAACCGCTCTGCCCGCGCCTTGGCTTCGTCCCGCGTCATCTTTTCCAACTTGCCGGTAAAGACGACTGTTTTGCCCGCGACGGGGCTGCCCTCTGCTTTTGGTTTCTCGGCGGACTGGATCGACAATTGCGCAACGAGTTCGTCAATCACCGCGCGCTCTTTGTCTTGTGCGAAAGCCGTGACCAAAGACCGCGCCATGACCTCTCCGATGCCGTCCATCGCCAAGAGGTCTTCCCATTCGGGACCCTCAAACTGAGCGGCAGCCGTGACAGCGGCCTCAAAACTCTGCCAGTCGCCGTAGTGATTGGCGATCAAGTTAGACGCCGCCTCTCCGACGTGCCGGATTCCCAAAGCAAACAGCGCGCGGCCAAAGCCGATATTGCGTTTTTCGTTGATGGCGGCAAAGAGATTGGCCGCGCTTTGATCCCCCCAGCCTTTGCGGTTCTTGAGCTTGGTCAAATTGCCAGCGTCTCGGCCTTCCAGCCTGAAAATATCCGCAGGTGTCCGCACAGGCAGATCAGGATCATCAAAGAACATCTCGATTTGCTTCGCGCCAAGCCCCTCGATATCGAACGCCTTACGAGACACAAAATGTTTCAGTTTCTCAATCGCTTGAGCCGGGCAAATCATGCCGCCTGTGCATCGCCTTACGGCATCACCTTCTTCACGCACGGCCTCTGAACCGCATTCAGGGCAAAGAGTGGGAAAGACATAGGGCGTTGCATCAGCAGGCCGCTTGGACAGGTCCACATCTGCCACTTTCGGAATGACATCCCCCGCGCGATAGACCTGAACCCAATCACCTTCGCGAATGTCTTTACCGCCCCGGATCTCGGCGCCCTTGCTATCCAGACCCCGGATATAGTCCTCATTGTGCAACGTCGCATTCGAGACGACGACGCCCCCTACAGTCACCGGCTTCAGCCGCGCCACCGGAGACAGCGCGCCCGTGCGTCCGACCTGAATGTCGATTGTCTCAAGCGTGGTCCAGGCAAGTTCTGCAGGGAATTTATGCGCAATCGCCCAACGCGGCGTGGTCGAACGGAACCCGAGTCGGTCCTGCAAGGCAAGCTCATCCACCTTGTAGACAACCCCATCGATGTCATAGCCCAGTGACGCGCGCTGCGCTTCGATGTCTTTGTAGTGGGCAATCATCTCGGCGGGACCGTCACATAATTTGGTCAGATCATTGGTCACAAACCCCAATTCTGCCAGCCGTTTGATCGCTCCCATCTGCGTGCTTGCCAAAGGTGCCGAGAGATCCCCCCAAGCATAGGCAAAAAACCGCAACGGACGAGATTTGGTGACCTCGGAATCCAATTGCCGCAAAGATCCAGCCGCCGCATTGCGCGGATTGGCGAAAGGTTTGTCGCCTTTGGCCTCTTGCGCGGCATTGAGCGCTTCGAAATCGCTATGCGCCATGTAAACTTCGCCGCGCACTTCCAACACATCCGGAGCATCTGTCAGCTGCTGCGGGATATCCGACATCGTCAGCGCATTGGCCGTCACATTTTCGCCCGTCGCCCCGTCACCACGGGTTGCAGCTTGGACAAGCTGACCGCCTTCATAGCGCAAAGACAGGCTAAGCCCGTCGATTTTGGGTTCGGCCGTGAACTTCAGAGGCGCATCCGCCGCCAGTCCCAGAAAATTTCGGATCCGCCCGTCAAAATCCTGCACGTCTTCGTCTGTGAAAGCATTGCCCAACGACAACATGCGCACAACATGCTCGACCTTGGAAAACCCGGAAGCCACCGCAGCCCCAACCTGCTCGCTGGGGCTATCACTGCGTTTCAGATCCGGGAACGCGCGCTCGATTGCCGCGTTTCGCCGCTTGAGCCGGTCGTATTCGGCGTCCGACAGCTCTGGTGCATCAAGCGTGTGATAGTCCGTGTTTGCCTGCGCTAGGACTTTGGCCAAGCGGGCAAGCTCTTCCCGTGCCTCGGATGCGGAAAGTGTCGAGATGTCTTTTTCTGGCTGCACCGGACCTGCTCCTGAATTTATCTTTTTGATAAATCGGGTGCCAGCCTGCGTCCAGCCAGAATAAATTGTTTCGCGACGACCCTGATTCACCGGCTACTTTGGAAATGGTCCGTCGATCAGTTGGTTCCTGGTATGTCGCGTCAATCTTTCGTACCACGACTAACGCGAAAGGCACCGGCAAACGCCTAGGCACGCATGGCTACGCGATCCTCTTTGAGAGCTTCCACAATCTCTGGGTCGCGCAGCACATAACCCCGCCCCCAAACCGTTTCGATGTAGTTCTCACCCCCCGTGGCCTCAGAGAGCTTTTTGCGCAGCTTGCAGATAAAGACGTCGATAATCTTAAGCTCAGGCTCGTCCATGCCGCCATATAGGTGGTTCAGGAACATTTCCTTGGTCAAGGTCGTGCCCTTGCGCAGCGAAAGAAGCTCGAGCATCTGATATTCCTTGCCCGTCAGATGGACGATAGCGCCATCCACATCCGCGGTCTTTGCATCCAGATTGACCGACACGCGCCCGGTTTTGATGATCGACTGCGAATGACCTTTCGAACGGCGAATGATTGCATGAATACGCGCCACCAGTTCCTCGCGATGGAAGGGTTTCGTCAGATAGTCATCCGCGCCAAATCCAAAGCCCTTGAGTTTGCTTTCCGTATCGTCCGCGCCCGACAAAATAAGAATCGGCGTCTCAACGCGTGCACGGCGGATTTGACGCAATACTTCGTGACCGGCCATATCCGGCAAGCCAAGGTCCAGAAGGATCAGGTCATAGTCATAGAGCTTGGCCAGATCGAT
This is a stretch of genomic DNA from Cognatishimia activa. It encodes these proteins:
- the recG gene encoding ATP-dependent DNA helicase RecG — translated: MSSRPEILFPLFGALTKLEGVGPKIAQNMAGLGVEKPRDLLFSLPYSLVDRRRRETIQGADLPGIVTVEVEIGTHRPPRNRNGAYRVTVQDAKTSFQLVFFHARGDYLKKQLPEGSVRLVSGRVELFDGVGQMVHPDHMVPVEDAGQIPEFEPVYPLTAGVTQKVMTKAARSAVATAPLLAEWIDPAQKDKAGWPDWRDAIEAAHNPQALGEISATAPARERLAYDEFLAHQLTLALARQQTRRARGIESHANGRLQSKVLQALPYRPTGAQTRAISEISDDMARPVRMNRLLQGDVGAGKTLVAFMSLLVAIEAGGQGVMMAPTEILARQHMEGLQPLAEQAGVVVEILTGRDKGKDRAAKLAALERGDIHILVGTHAVFQADVNFKDLRLAIVDEQHRFGVRQRLELGKKGAAADVLVMTATPIPRSLALAQYGDMDVSVLDEKPPGRQPIQTVMVSDERISEVVERLRKAVHEGKQAYWVCPLVDESEVLDLTAAEERFKHLRATLGEGVVGLVHGQMPPAEKDAAMKAFQNGETQILVATTVIEVGVDVPKATIMVIERAEIFGLAQLHQLRGRVGRGSEASTCLLLYQSPLSESGTKRLTVMRETNDGFRIAETDLEMRGAGDLIGTAQSGVPRFRIADMESQAHLMQIAQTDARKLLNDDPDLTTDRGQAARVLLWLMEQDQAIRLISVG
- the ligA gene encoding NAD-dependent DNA ligase LigA; amino-acid sequence: MQPEKDISTLSASEAREELARLAKVLAQANTDYHTLDAPELSDAEYDRLKRRNAAIERAFPDLKRSDSPSEQVGAAVASGFSKVEHVVRMLSLGNAFTDEDVQDFDGRIRNFLGLAADAPLKFTAEPKIDGLSLSLRYEGGQLVQAATRGDGATGENVTANALTMSDIPQQLTDAPDVLEVRGEVYMAHSDFEALNAAQEAKGDKPFANPRNAAAGSLRQLDSEVTKSRPLRFFAYAWGDLSAPLASTQMGAIKRLAELGFVTNDLTKLCDGPAEMIAHYKDIEAQRASLGYDIDGVVYKVDELALQDRLGFRSTTPRWAIAHKFPAELAWTTLETIDIQVGRTGALSPVARLKPVTVGGVVVSNATLHNEDYIRGLDSKGAEIRGGKDIREGDWVQVYRAGDVIPKVADVDLSKRPADATPYVFPTLCPECGSEAVREEGDAVRRCTGGMICPAQAIEKLKHFVSRKAFDIEGLGAKQIEMFFDDPDLPVRTPADIFRLEGRDAGNLTKLKNRKGWGDQSAANLFAAINEKRNIGFGRALFALGIRHVGEAASNLIANHYGDWQSFEAAVTAAAQFEGPEWEDLLAMDGIGEVMARSLVTAFAQDKERAVIDELVAQLSIQSAEKPKAEGSPVAGKTVVFTGKLEKMTRDEAKARAERLGAKVAGSVSKKTDLLVAGPGAGSKAKKAADLGVDTIDEDAWLALVEGL
- the ctrA gene encoding response regulator transcription factor CtrA gives rise to the protein MRILLVEDDPTTTKSIEMMLSHANLNVYCTHLGEEGIDLAKLYDYDLILLDLGLPDMAGHEVLRQIRRARVETPILILSGADDTESKLKGFGFGADDYLTKPFHREELVARIHAIIRRSKGHSQSIIKTGRVSVNLDAKTADVDGAIVHLTGKEYQMLELLSLRKGTTLTKEMFLNHLYGGMDEPELKIIDVFICKLRKKLSEATGGENYIETVWGRGYVLRDPEIVEALKEDRVAMRA